TCATGGATATGTTCAATAAATAGATTGTGTAACCACTGTACTGTATAAACTTCAGTCATACATGCAGtccataaaattattttttttttaactgaataaTTTACCCTGTtatgtatatatacaaataGATAATTTTGTCTCAATATAATCTATACAACATGAATCCACTATCTTCCCCTTTTAATGGTTAATGTACATACACAAGAAGTGTCTATCCTTATGAAGCGCCAGCCAACTCTCTTTTTATTATCCATGGTGAGAGCTCTCACGTAAGACTGGGTAGTTCGGCACTGAGAGTTCCAGTGCCTCTTGTCAATGCCCCTGCAACCTTCCTTTGTGTACCCCTTAGGGTTGCATTTGGTCTCATAGAAGTATTGCTTCAGCTGGCCTTTGGGTACTGGAACTTTTTCCAGGACTGTGACAGTTGCCCCGGACATGTCCACTGCAGTCTTTTTCTCCGCTGCTGTCACCCACTCACTTGTGCTGTCACATACACTCAGCTCCCCACGGCGAGCTGGGTCAGAGTGGCGCCGGACTCTCATGGACATGTTTGCAGCATCCAAGTAGTTTTTGTATTCCTCGAGCAGAAAGAGCAGGGGGGGTTCCAAAGGCACTTGACTGCTTAGCATGACTCGGGAAGTATACAAGTCTGCATCCTTGTTTCcctcactgggctggatgtCCTGGTCCTCGTCTAGAAGCTCCTCTATGACATGTTCAAAAGTATCTGCCAACGATGTCAGTCCTCTTGAACCAGCACTGGGCCCATTTATGCTCTCAAGAGTCCCATGGGTCCGAAGACCTGGGTAAGCCAAGCTGCCTTGTCCTCTTAGACTAGCTTCTTTCATTGGGGCAGCTTTCATGCAAGTGAAGTAGGAGATAACCATAGTAAAGAAAAGGATGGTCATCACTCTTCTCACTTGGTGGAACTGttaaaaaccaagaaaaataaattaacttacAAGGTTTGGAGTAATAAAAATTCACTCAACTAGTCACAAGACATTGCATTTTCTACAGAGATGTTCTCCATGCAGTTGCAACTCATTACCAAAGACAAAGCATACTCTTGTAGAAGAGCGTTCCTGAGTTTGGAGTTTCAGAAAAAGCGTATGCTGCACCACAGGCAACATTGATCCCAGCAACTTGGTTCTTACATGCTACAATCTCTCTGTAGTAAGTATTAGATACTATGCAGACTCCTATTTATTGACCAATTATACCTATTTCAAGtagcagcaaaagcagaatgCTATTTAGCAATGCAACATTTCAGCATAGCTTCACAGCTGTGAAAGGCAAGACTTCCATTTCAAGCACAAATGTAAATACTTGATTTTGAGGATCACTCTATGGCAGAAAATAGTTCATCATTCtgcccacaaaaaaaaccaaacaaacagaaaaaaaaaaaacacaaaaatccccccccccaaaacaacaaaaaaaccacaccccacaaaaaaaccaaccaaccaaacaaaaaaaacccacaaacaaccaaccaaaaactccctcccaaaaacaaaaaacaaaacaactgagCAGCACCAGGATAAACTGCATTTGTGTTTTGAAAGCAGCCTTTCTCAGGTGGGCAAAAGTGTTTATGCCTGGTTAGAGCCCAGAGGCCATAATGAAACCCAGCATAACCAGCCCTACTGCcacactgaaacacagcagtttgCCTGTTTCTCTCACTTTCTGCCTCAAAATCTGGCACATGTTAAGGGTTGTGCTTTGATGTTTAAGTGTATGCTCATCTCTGTCCTCTCTGAGAGAGGAGGAGTAGCACCAGAAAGGAGTCCTGGTAAGGAAATTCCTCACCAGGCTTGGAGTCAGCACAACTCGCTCCTATTGGAACTCCCAACTGCTTGAAGCTCATACAGATTCCTTCTGAAGTGCTTTCCTAAGTCTCCTCAGGCTAGAAATTGTTTCCTCCTCAAGTGCAGAGTAGATATTTTACATCCTGTTACAAGAAATAcccccaaatcctgcagtgacagagagCTATGCCTTCTGTCTGATCCCAAGCACTACTGCAACATCTATCATATCcagctgttatttttttacCTCCTGATCCCTCTTCTCACCACTTCTGTTTGCTAGAAAGCAATGGCATTGTtcacatttttgaaaaatcagCTAATGCATGTTTCAGAGCTTTTGAAGTTCGTTTGGAAGTACTTCATACTTGGCAACACTCATTGGAGTAAATGCTATTTCTGTTTGCCAGCAGGGTGCTATGTAAAAAGACTTATTTTATCTCCAGCAAATATGCTGTGGGAAATGAGTACTCTTATGACTTAAAATAGAAAGGCAATTTATCATaaaacatacaaataaaatgaaatgtgcACTAGAAATGCAGTGCCCAAAATGTAGGTCTTAAAGTACTTAATGAAAGCAGGGTGGGAAGTGTTCAGGTTTATGTCCGTGCCCCCCTCATTGCCAGGCCCCACTAAACAacattttggcaaaaaaaaaatctttctaacTCTAAGCATAACTCTTCCTTCATCCCTCCATCTCTCTTCCTGTTTAATAGTGTTGTTGTGGCATAGATTTATTAAGATTAAACAAACCTGACATCTGTGACTCACAGGAACACAGCATTTGCTCTAACCATGCAGAGCATTAatattttgcaggttttttttcaagatgggATTTTGAAAACATTCTACAGATAGTGTCATATTTCTTCCTCAAAGGGGAAGAGGCCTCACAAAGGTGATTCACAAGACAAGGACAAAGACTGCTAGTCTTCCTTTATCAAATGAGAGACAAGACAATTCTTCTTGTCTTGAAAATGGGTGGCTCAGCTAACATACAAATGCAGAGgcaatgggaagaaaaaaaaaaagtgtatatACTCTCTCTTCAGAGAATTGCTTAATACAAAACCTAAAATGAAAAGAACCCCAAACACTCTCATCACACTTTGTGGCCACCAGAGCGGTGAACAGCAAACAGATCTGGCTCCTAACCAAGGTCCTGTTGTTTTTACCGAACTAGGGCCCAGAGGTCCTGGCCAGTTCTTGACTCTCTAGGACAGAGTCTCTCTGAGCACATATACCCTCCAAGGGGCCTTCCAGAGCAAAAGACAGAGGGCAAAAGAGGCACCAAGCCAAGCACAGAACAGAAAGAAGTTTGCACTCATCAGGTAAGAACACCAGCTGCAGGTGATCAGCTGCTTCTCAAGTCAGATAGGTGAACAAAGGAGAGAAGAATCCCTGGACCAGGCCATATTGTTCATTACTGTTACTGGGCTGTTTTCCTTACACAGATGTGAAAACAGAAGAGTGGCTGTGCAACGTCACTCACATGGAGgcttttcttaaaagaaaggCAGTGGAGGACAGCGGTGTAAATTGACTTCAAGaagccctcagcatcctccatTGACAGCTGGTTGGTCACCACATCTAACAGTACTTTATATATCGCATTAAGTTTTCCTTAATCAATTATGCCTTCCATTTAGCACGAAAACTGGTGTAAAGTTTGATCAATTTACATCCCATCCAATGACACAACCACCACTATTATCTGGGATGACAAATTGTGTACAACTAGACTCGGGAAACCAACAGTCTTTGGACAGGCATTACCCATAATAAGATACTGatgacacagaagaaaaaatatttgcttaaaaGCCAGTCCTCTTCCTCCCATTTAAAACTTATTTAGAAGAGCATGTCAAAGTAAGCTTTAGCAGCACAGATACAAGGAATTTTGCTAGCAAGCAACTGCAGATCAAACATCTACTACTCTGCAAATGAGTCCCAGACCAAGCTGGAGTCCAGAAGCAGAATGTAAAAAGATTCTTCTATCTTGACAGTGACTTGAGCACTATACAGAGTCCTTATAGTAAAATTGTATCAAGTGATTTAATTAATACAAGGGTGTAATATTTTATCACCTGGGAAATATCTTCATTTTAGAGACTACAGCAATTTATATTAGCAGTTGCTAAAAATCAGCTAGTTTAACATGCTTTAGCAGAGTAAGACATCTCACTTCATGGGTAGAATTAGACAACCTTTCGGCTATTGTTAAACTGACACATGAATGTATGTGTATTGGTTTTATCTAACTTGACTTTTTGGTGAAGAGGGAAGAAGACACGGGAGGAGAACGACACAGTGACACACCGAGGTCGGtgaaaggagggagggggagaaggaggtGCTACTTCATCAGAGCTGAGATTCTTCTGAAAGGCATGCTTGGCACTATGATACAAGGAACTGTGTCCCTGTAATTCACGAAGTGCATGGGGGGATGCAGAGGTCCGCTCGCAGCCTGTGAGAAAAAGGTGTTCATACTGGAGAACATGGGTGCTGGAAAGCTGTAATCTAGTGAGGAACTcgaagagagagaaaaagaaccCTTGCTTCCAAACTAGAACAACCCATCCTTAAAAAAATGGCACCCCATGAACTAAAATGACCCACAACATGTAGTTTGGGAAGACTATCTTGCCCAGGGAAGGGACTTGCTTTACAAGCAGGCCGGGTGGGACTGCTACTCGTGAAAATCAGAACCACATTGGAAACGTTCACAAAGAACTGCCTCCCATGGGCAGGACCCCACTACATAATAGAAGAGACTCCTCTCCTGGGCGAACTGCAGAAAGATTTTTAGAAGTGATAAACTGACTAAAAACCCTGTACTTTGTCTCCCTGCACTGTCAGTGGGAAGGAAATaagggctgggggaggggtGGTGGGGGCGAGGACAAAAGTTTTCTAAAGGTTTATTTTAGCTCAAATTATCATCTTTTAATTCTGTTCATAATTTTTTCTATACCTTTTAAGTTTTGAGCCTATTTTGCCCTTAAAGTGTTTCTTTCCAATCCTTACCTCAACTCATG
This genomic stretch from Cinclus cinclus chromosome 6, bCinCin1.1, whole genome shotgun sequence harbors:
- the BDNF gene encoding brain-derived neurotrophic factor; protein product: MTILFFTMVISYFTCMKAAPMKEASLRGQGSLAYPGLRTHGTLESINGPSAGSRGLTSLADTFEHVIEELLDEDQDIQPSEGNKDADLYTSRVMLSSQVPLEPPLLFLLEEYKNYLDAANMSMRVRRHSDPARRGELSVCDSTSEWVTAAEKKTAVDMSGATVTVLEKVPVPKGQLKQYFYETKCNPKGYTKEGCRGIDKRHWNSQCRTTQSYVRALTMDNKKRVGWRFIRIDTSCVCTLTIKRGR